The Agrobacterium larrymoorei genome includes the window TGCTGGCGCTTGCCCGCCGGGCCAACGCGCTGTTCGGCGCCGATGTGCCGGTGGTCTATGAATGCCTCGACATTCACCGCCTGCTGCTGAATGACGGGCTGCCGGGAAAACTGCTGAACGCGGCACAGCGCTTCCTTGCCGCAAATGCGCGCCTGCTGATCACCAGTTCGCCTGCCTTCGTCGACAATTATTTTGCGCCGCGCTCGGGGCTTGATCTTCCCGTGCTGCTTCAGGAAAACAAGGTTCTGATGCTGGGCTCTGAAGCGACGCCTGAGCCTTTGCCGCGCGTGCCGGCTGCGGGAGAGCCGTGGAAGATCGGCTGGTTCGGTGCATTGCGCTGCCGCAAATCGCTGCAGATCCTGACGGATTTTGCCGAGCGGATGGACGGGCGTGTGGAAGTTGTCTTACGCGGACGCCCCGCCTATTCGGAGTTCGATGACTTCGACGGCATCGTCGCCAAAGCGCCGCATGTCACGTTCCACGGGCCGTACAGGAACCCCGAGGATCTCGCTTCGATCTATAATGAGGTGCAGTTCACCTGGGCGATAGACTTCTTCGAAGAGGGGCAGAACTCCAGCTGGCTGTTGCCGAACCGGCTGTATGAGGGCTGCCTTTATGGCACCCTGCCCATTGCCGTTTCCGGCACGCAAACCGCGCGCTTCCTGCAAAAGCGCGACATCGGCTTTGTTTTGCCGCAGGCCGATGCGGACACGCTTGCGACGCTGTTCACCGGTCTGGATGAGCGGATCTATACCGACGCCTTCGAAGAACTGTCTGCCGTCGACCGGCATCAATGGGTAACGGACCGGGATGATTGCGAGCAGCTCGTGCGCAGGCTTCAGGCGCTGTCTTCGCCTGACGGCCAACGCGCTGCCGATGCCGCGCTTTCCACGGTTTGAGCTGGGGACAAGAGATGAAACTACCGACCATTCCCGATATCAAGACGCTGATCGTCATCCCCTGCCTCAATGAGGCGAAGACGATCGACGATCTTCTCCTGAAATTCTCCAGCACGCTGAACGGCCCGGATGATCGCATCGTGGTGGCCGATGGTGGCAGTACGGATGGCACGCGCGATATCGTCGCCGACTTCTCGCGTCAGGACCCGCGGGTCATTCTTCTGGCCAATCCCAAGCGCATTCAAAGCGCGGGCATCAATCTTGCCATCGACGTGTTCGGCAAGGATTACGACTATCTGATCCGTATCGATGCGCATGGCGATTATCCGGATGATTACTGCTACCGGCTGTTACAGGATGCGGTCGAAACCGGCGCGGATTCGGTCGTCGTCGCCATGGATACGGTCGGGCACAGCACGTTCCAGAAGGCGACTGCGATTGCGCAGAATTCCAAGCTCGGCAATGGCGGTTCCAAGCACCGCGAGGGCGCCAAGGGCCATTGGATCGATCACGGCCATCATGCCTTGATGCGCATCGCCGCCTTTACCGAAGTTGGCGGCTATGATGAAGGCTTCAGCCATAATGAAGATGCCGAACTGGACCATCGTTTACGAAAAGCGGGCTTCCGTATCTGGATGACCGACAAGACGCGCATGACCTATTATCCGCGCGCAAGCGTTCGTCCGCTGTTTAAGCAATATCTGGCCTATGGCCGGGGGCGTGCCAAGAACCTGCTCAAGCACCGCACCCTGCCGAAAATCCGCCAGATGATCCCGCTGTCCGTCTTGCCCGTGGTCATTCTTGCGCTGTTGGGCTTCGTGCACTGGGTTGCGCTCGTGCCGCTGTGCCTCTGGATTGCCGCATGCTTAAGCTATGGCGTGTGGATGGCCATCGGCCAGAAGAACCCTTATGGCCCGCTTGCCGCGCTGTCTGCCATGATCATGCATCTGGCCTGGTCGACCGGCTTTTGGCTGGAACTCATCGGCTCCTTCGTCGCGCCCGCACCCTTTGCGAGAAAGGCAGTGTCATGACCTCCAATTCCGCCTCTGCGACAAAGGTCGATATCGGCATCTGCACCTATCGCCGCCCGGCGGTGGTTGCGACGCTGAAATCGCTGTTCGAACTGGACGTGCCGGAAGGCGTCTCCGTCCGGCTGATCGTTGCCGACAATGATGCCGAACCATCGGCAAAGGACAGTATCGACCGGCTGCGCGAGACCTCGCCATTTGCGATCAGCTACATCCACTGCCCGATGTCGAACATCTCGATTGCCCGCAATGCCTGCCTGTCTGCCTGTGAAGCGGATTATCTGGCGTTCATCGACGATGATGAAACGGCACCGCGCAACTGGCTCTCCGAGCTTTTAAAGACGGCAAGAGAGACCGATGCGGAAGCCGTGCTCGGCCCGGTCACGGCACTCTACAAGGACAATGTGCCCGGCTGGATGAAGAAGGGCGACTTCCACTCCACTTTCCCCGTTTGGGTCGATGGCGAGATCATCACCGGCTATACCTGCAACACGCTTTTGAAGATGGATGCTCCATCGATCAGCGGACGCCGCTTTGCCCTGTCGCTGGGCCAGAGCGGCGGTGAGGACACGCACTTCTTCACCCATATGCATGCGGATGGCGGACGCATTGCCTATGCGCAACATGCGATGCTGACCGAACCCGTGCCGGATACGCGCGCAAGCTTCCTATGGCTGGCAAAGCGCCGCTTCCGCTCCGGGCAGACGCATGGACGGCTGAAGGCGGAGCAGAAGACCGGACTGAAGCGCCTGCCGCTGATCGTCGCGACGGTAGCGAAGATCGTCTATAGCGCGGTCTTCACAGTTCTGACCGCTTTCGATCCGGTCCGCCGCACGCGCTCTGCCCTACGCACGGCGCTGCATGCAGGCGCGCTCAGCGGTATCTTCGGCGTGCGCGAAATCCGTCAATATGGAACGGTGGAGGCTGCATGAGCGCGCTGCACACGCAACCGGATGTCACCTTCATCATCGCGGCCTATAATTCTGCGGATACGATCGTTCCCGCCATCGAAAGTGCGCTGACGCAGCAGGGCGTGTCGCTTGAGGTCATCGTCGTGGACGATTGTTCCTCGGATGCGACGCGCGAGATCGTCGGTGCGCTTGCCGAAGGCGAACCGCGCGTCAAGCTCCTTGCACTTGCGCAAAATCTCGGGCCCGGCGGCGCGCGCAATGCAGGCATCGATGCAGCACGTGGACGCTGGATTGCGGTTCTCGATTCCGACGACGTGATCTATCAGGATCGCAGCGCCCGCATGATCTGGCGCGCCGAGCAAGCCATTGCGCAGATCGCGGTCGATAATCTGGACGTGGTCTATCTGGACGGACGCCCGAAGGACACGATGTTCTGCCAGAAATTCCTGACGCAGAAAGAGACCTTGACACTCGAAGAGTTCATCGGCTCGAACATCCTGTTCAAGTCCACCTTCAATTACGGCTACATGAAGCCGATGTTCCGGCGTGACTTCCTCAATGAAAACGGCCTCCGGTTCCGCCCCGATCTGCGGATCGGCGAGGATTACCTGCTGCTCGCTTCCGCTCTGGCCAAAGGCGGCCTCTGCGCCATCGAGCCGACGCCGGGCTATGTCTACAACATCCGCGAGGGCTCCATCTCGCGCGTTCTGGAACTGCGCCATGTCGATGCGATGATTGCGGCAGACCGCGATTTCCTCGCCGAGTTCACCCTTCTACCCGCCGCCATGGATGCCCAAAAGGCCCGCACCCGAAGCCTCATCGAAGCCCGCCACTTCCTCATCCTCGTCGACAGCATCAAACGCCGATCACCAACTGGCATAATCAATGTCGCACTCAAAAACCCACGCGCAATGCGACATCTCACTATGCCTATTGCGGTGAGGATCAAGAAACTAAGGGAGGCGATTTTTCCGTCTCAACTGCCCTCACAGGTGAAACGACAGACTTCGTGAATTTCAGTGCAGCTGGATTTCTGAATTTCAATCAAGGAGAATGCCATGGACCTAAATAATACTGTTCGAAAAGCTGTTATTCCTGTTGCCGGTAACGGAACGCGCTTCCTGCCCGCAACCAAGGCCATGCCGAAGGAAATGCTGACGATCGTTGATCGCCCCGTGGTGCAATACGCCGTGGATGAAGCGATGCAGGCCGGGATCGAGCACATCATCTTCGTCACGAGCCGCAACAAGACCGCTATCGAAGATTACTTCGACAGCGCACCGGAACTCGTGAACACACTGACAAAATCCGGCAAGACCGTTCAGGTTCTTCAGCTGGAAAAGATGCTGCCCGTTGCTGGCACCGTCAGCTACACCCGCCAGCAGGTGCCGCTCGGTCTTGGCCATGCCGTCTGGTGCGCGCGTGAACTGGTGGGCAAGGAGCCTTTCGCCCTGCTTCTGCCCGACATGGTTTCCTATGGCGCGCGCGGCTGCATTGCCGGTCTGATGGAACTTTACGATGAAGTGGGCGGAAACATTCTCGGTGTTGAGGAATGCCTGCCGGAAGAAACGTCTTCCTACGGCGTCGTCGGTGTCGGCAATCGCGTCAGCCATGGCTTTCAGGTGACTGAAATGGTGGAAAAGCCGGAACCTTCCAAGGCCCCGTCCAATTATTACCTGAATGGCCGCTATATTCTGCAGCCGGAAATCTTCGATATTCTTGCAAAGCAGGAGCGTGGCGCAGGCAATGAAATTCAATTGACCGACGGTATGAGGCGATTGGCTGAGACCCAACCCTTCCACGCTCAGAAATATACTGGCCGCACCTTCGACTGCGGCAGCAAGCAGGGTTTCATCGCAGCCAACGTCGCATTCGCATTGATGCGTTC containing:
- a CDS encoding glycosyltransferase family 4 protein, with amino-acid sequence MTHILYLAHDLADPAIRRRVMTLQAGGATVLLAGFRRGENALAQVDGLTPVVLGETADGRFAQRIASVVKSSFGLADKLRGVAKPDIILARNLEMLALARRANALFGADVPVVYECLDIHRLLLNDGLPGKLLNAAQRFLAANARLLITSSPAFVDNYFAPRSGLDLPVLLQENKVLMLGSEATPEPLPRVPAAGEPWKIGWFGALRCRKSLQILTDFAERMDGRVEVVLRGRPAYSEFDDFDGIVAKAPHVTFHGPYRNPEDLASIYNEVQFTWAIDFFEEGQNSSWLLPNRLYEGCLYGTLPIAVSGTQTARFLQKRDIGFVLPQADADTLATLFTGLDERIYTDAFEELSAVDRHQWVTDRDDCEQLVRRLQALSSPDGQRAADAALSTV
- a CDS encoding glycosyltransferase family 2 protein; this encodes MKLPTIPDIKTLIVIPCLNEAKTIDDLLLKFSSTLNGPDDRIVVADGGSTDGTRDIVADFSRQDPRVILLANPKRIQSAGINLAIDVFGKDYDYLIRIDAHGDYPDDYCYRLLQDAVETGADSVVVAMDTVGHSTFQKATAIAQNSKLGNGGSKHREGAKGHWIDHGHHALMRIAAFTEVGGYDEGFSHNEDAELDHRLRKAGFRIWMTDKTRMTYYPRASVRPLFKQYLAYGRGRAKNLLKHRTLPKIRQMIPLSVLPVVILALLGFVHWVALVPLCLWIAACLSYGVWMAIGQKNPYGPLAALSAMIMHLAWSTGFWLELIGSFVAPAPFARKAVS
- a CDS encoding glycosyltransferase — protein: MTSNSASATKVDIGICTYRRPAVVATLKSLFELDVPEGVSVRLIVADNDAEPSAKDSIDRLRETSPFAISYIHCPMSNISIARNACLSACEADYLAFIDDDETAPRNWLSELLKTARETDAEAVLGPVTALYKDNVPGWMKKGDFHSTFPVWVDGEIITGYTCNTLLKMDAPSISGRRFALSLGQSGGEDTHFFTHMHADGGRIAYAQHAMLTEPVPDTRASFLWLAKRRFRSGQTHGRLKAEQKTGLKRLPLIVATVAKIVYSAVFTVLTAFDPVRRTRSALRTALHAGALSGIFGVREIRQYGTVEAA
- a CDS encoding glycosyltransferase family 2 protein, producing the protein MSALHTQPDVTFIIAAYNSADTIVPAIESALTQQGVSLEVIVVDDCSSDATREIVGALAEGEPRVKLLALAQNLGPGGARNAGIDAARGRWIAVLDSDDVIYQDRSARMIWRAEQAIAQIAVDNLDVVYLDGRPKDTMFCQKFLTQKETLTLEEFIGSNILFKSTFNYGYMKPMFRRDFLNENGLRFRPDLRIGEDYLLLASALAKGGLCAIEPTPGYVYNIREGSISRVLELRHVDAMIAADRDFLAEFTLLPAAMDAQKARTRSLIEARHFLILVDSIKRRSPTGIINVALKNPRAMRHLTMPIAVRIKKLREAIFPSQLPSQVKRQTS
- a CDS encoding UTP--glucose-1-phosphate uridylyltransferase, with translation MDLNNTVRKAVIPVAGNGTRFLPATKAMPKEMLTIVDRPVVQYAVDEAMQAGIEHIIFVTSRNKTAIEDYFDSAPELVNTLTKSGKTVQVLQLEKMLPVAGTVSYTRQQVPLGLGHAVWCARELVGKEPFALLLPDMVSYGARGCIAGLMELYDEVGGNILGVEECLPEETSSYGVVGVGNRVSHGFQVTEMVEKPEPSKAPSNYYLNGRYILQPEIFDILAKQERGAGNEIQLTDGMRRLAETQPFHAQKYTGRTFDCGSKQGFIAANVAFALMRSDMESQVLSSIKELVLNHESRVKAA